In the genome of Doryrhamphus excisus isolate RoL2022-K1 chromosome 11, RoL_Dexc_1.0, whole genome shotgun sequence, one region contains:
- the sytl2a gene encoding synaptotagmin-like protein 2 isoform X4, protein MIDLSFLTEEERETILIVLRRDAELKQAEEQRVQILKKTLSDKNQLRYLTGEWFYETKQHRHQDRIHGADIIRASMKHTSKPLHTSTDSSFHDKNNEVFPSCGPAGVHWEPQRQSGNARFPSEKRLQCEKRPLQLPSKDGVLQRKNPFNCEFLTPHTVEEDTSEFQEVGDEIRTSHDELPPSTDSNISETTHLQSISDKSSANQEALENKAFSSSSQDYFLEEDAHICSAGLRGILKSPSSSTICDIEPQNSVITDINTETWMDGKNVRFSPILFQKEMMQDGKELGEYRMLDFDLTDPSDTQNESNLENNNRGAGKPLLEQNAIESAEAELKCIERQTQVCDQHKVIIDITENGEQGYSPSVSQSSPSSEPEQEKSFNLVLEEVHHSQVADWPEQKALQPGSVSSDAENKPLTNSVSPKPRRTLFGNNDAERQQDVSKISEINTPVNTFNPQIQLLQCIMETVSTVKEVAKTVKMDEITVPQFTTEKLKDKMSSGTQNPVGASWERKIPIEQQLNEDLILTVLQVPHSTQNVQIYSMESSKERLSPQTEIMIEKTVTKSSRSQSGITEDLVIGEELPISPCKFQTPSSKTCHPRVLPRESSSPKRSRIQGSPLRTFSIDIEPQTNVEADEQPERPMPKQKKSQQTLQKDPVLTVLNDVPPLQSVKSVTEEAYTLNDKNRKPEDSPCLARSAIPQDYQHYLGPREKAHVPPFQGDEVAHQSKIITMEDQDQGNNPIHSRLWIIQSRSETCSQQTSTMSTSLESSACSGESHFINLSDVKPSPRCSKSLDDLYQKIPSFSLSTSPIKPHQTQTKRVQTSVSSPVLQQKEEDSDSLFETTFDSRRNTGSSTSNISFASEMSSLPYASGSTRSIYALDFSAVEVQGSIHYAVNYIQKLQEFQIFVVLCRDLAVADTKRHCADPYVKCYLLPDKTKLGKRKTNVKKRTLNPTFNEILKFKTKLEVLKTQSLYVSVWHNNTFGRNTFLGEVDQDMSGWDLSNTRINEYALKARVSGQNSTPSPLSLPDSRGLMTVSLRFLPQTSHTGKKTESGEVQIWVKDCKNLPSNRGSTMDPFVKCTVLPDLNGKSRQKTRVVKRTANPMFNHTMVYDGFRPEDLREACVEITVWDHDRWNHHYIGGIRLGLGTGKSYGIDAVWMDSTTEEANLWKRMLQSDGQWVEDILPLRMLVITKCRSK, encoded by the exons ATGATCGACCTGAGTTTCCTAACAGAAGAAGAACGGGAGACTATCCTGATTGTGTTGAGAAGAGATGCAGAGCTGAAGCAAGCTGAGGAGCAGCGTGTACA AATCTTAAAGAAGACACTGAGTGACAAGAACCAGCTCAGGTATTTGACTGGAGAATGGTTTTACGAGACCAAACAGCACCGCCATCAGGATCGTATCCATGGCGCGGATATTATCAGGGCGTCAATGAAGCATACGAGTAAACCACTTCATACGT CGACTGACAGTTCTTTCCATGATAAAAACAACGAGGTCTTTCCCTCATGTGGACCTGCTGGTGTCCATTGGGAGCCACAGAGGCAATCTGGCAATGCAAG GTTTCCGAGTGAGAAACGACTACAATGTGAAAAACGGCCATTGCAACTGCCCTCAAAGGATGGAGTTTTG cAAAGGAAAAATCCATTTAACTGTGAATTCCTCACCCCTCACACCGTTGAAGAAGACACCAGTGAATTTCAGGAAGTAGGTGATGAAATCAGAACATCACATGAtg AGCTTCCACCATCAACTGACAGCAACATTTCTGAAACCACTCACCTACAATCTATCTCTGACAAGTCATCAGCAAACCAGGAGGCACTTGAAAACAAAGCGTTCAGTTCTTCTTCTCAGGACTACTTTCTAGAGGAAGATGCACACATCTGCTCTGCGGGTCTTCGAGGCATCCTCAAGTCTCCATCAAGCTCCACAATCTGTGACATAGAACCACAGAATTCGGTTATCACAGATATCAACACTGAAACCTGGATGGATGGGAAAAATGTGAGGTTCAGCCCCATACTTTTTCAGAAGGAAATGATGCAAGATGGAAAGGAGCTTGGAGAGTACAGAATGCTGGACTTTGACCTGACTGATCCTTCTGATACTCAAAATGAGAGCAATCTCGAGAACAATAACAGAGGCGCTGGCAAACCTTTACTCGAACAGAATGCCATTGAGTCAGCGGAGGCTGAACTCAAGTGCATAGAACGTCAAACGCAGGTTTGCGACCAACACAAGGTTATTATCG ATATCACTGAGAATGGTGAACAGGGTTATTCCCCGAGCGTATCACAGTCCTCACCTTCGTCTGAACCTGAACAAGAGAAGTCTTTCAATTTAGTCTTGGAAGAGGTTCATCACTCTCAGGTTGCAGACTGGCCAGAACAGAAAGCTCTTCAACCAGGCTCTGTCAGTTCTGATGCGGAGAACAAGCCATTGACAAACAGCGTTTCCCCAAAGCCTAGACGGACGCTCTTTGGGAATAATGACGCTGAAAGACAACAGGATGTTTCGAAGATATCTGAAATAAACACACCTGTAAATACTTTCAATCCGCAAATACAGCTACTGCAATGTATTATGGAAACGGTTTCTACTGTCAAAGAAGTAGCTAAAACTGTCAAAATGGACGAGATTACAGTACCTCAATTTACGACAGAGAAGCTCAAAGACAAAATGAGCTCAGGAACTCAAAACCCTGTTGGGGCATCGTGGGAGAGAAAAATACCAATCGAACAACAATTAAACGAAGACCTCATCTTGACAGTATTACAAGTTCCACACAGCACTCAGAATGTTCAGATATATTCTATGGAGAGCAGCAAAGAACGTCTCTCACCACAAACAGAAATAATGATCGAGAAAACTGTGACCAAGTCTTCACGGAGTCAATCTGGCATCACAGAAGATTTAGTCATAGGGGAAGAATTGCCCATTAGTCCTTGCAAATTCCAAACTCCAAGCTCTAAAACGTGTCACCCCAGAGTCCTACCAAGGGAATCCTCAAGTCCTAAGAGATCCAGGATTCAAGGCTCTCCCCTGAGGACATTTTCAATAGACATTGAACCGCAAACTAATGTTGAAGCTGATGAGCAACCTGAAAGACCAATGCCGAAACAGAAGAAAAGTCAGCAGACGCTGCAGAAGGACCCCGTTCTTACCGTTCTTAATGACGTTCCCCCTTTACAATCTGTAAAATCAGTCACCGAAGAGGCTTACACATTGAATGACAAGAATAGAAAACCGGAAGATTCACCATGTCTTGCCAGGTCTGCGATCCCTCAAGATTATCAACACTATCTTGGGCCTCGTGAAAAAGCCCATGTTCCACCTTTTCAAGGTGATGAAGTTGCTCATCAGTCTAAGATAATCACAATGGAAGACCAAGACCAAGGCAACAATCCAATTCACTCAAGATTGTGGATTATTCAAAGTAGAAGTGAAACCTGCAGCCAGCAAACATCAACCATGTCCACGTCTCTGGAAAGTTCAGCCT GTTCTGGTGAATCTCATTTTATTAACCTCTCTGATGTGAAACCATCTCCAAGATGCTCCAAGAGTCTGGACGACCTATACCAAAAAA TTCCTTCTTTTTCACTGTCAACCTCGCCaatcaaaccacatcaaaccCAAACCAAGCGAGTCCAAACCAGCGTGTCATCTCCTGTCCTTCAGCAGAAGGAG GAAGATAGCGACAGCCTTTTTGAGACCACATTCGACAGTAGAAGAAACACAGGAAGTTCCACCTCAAATATAAGTTTTGCCTCTGAGATGTCCTCCTTgccatat GCCAGTGGCAGCACCAGGAGCATATATGCTCTTGATTTTAGTGCAGTTGAAGTCCAAGGAAGCATACACTACGCCGTGAACTACATTCAAAAGCTTCAAGAATTTCAAATCTTTGTAGTGCTCTGCAGGGATCTAGCTGTGGCTGACACCAAGAGGCACTGCGCTGATCC GTATGTAAAATGTTACCTACTCCCTGACAAAACCAAACTGGGAAAGAGGAAAACCAATGTTAAAAAACGGACTCTAAACCCTACCTTCAATGAAATCCTTAAG TTTAAAACCAAGTTGGAAGTGTTGAAAACTCAGAGTCTTTACGTCTCTGTGTGGCACAACAACACCTTTGGTCGGAACACCTTCTTGGGTGAAGTGGACCAGGATATGTCAGGATGGGACTTAAGCAACACTCGGATAAATGAATATGCATTAAAAGCCAGG GTGTCAGGACAGAACTCAACGCCTTCTCCTTTAAGTTTGCCAGACAGCCGAGGACTGATGACGGTATCTTTGAGGTTCCTACCACAAACATCTCACA CAGGTAAGAAAACGGAGAGCGGTGAGGTGCAGATTTGGGTGAAAGATTGTAAGAATCTTCCTTCAAACAGAGGATCTACAATGGATCCATTTGTAAAATG CACTGTACTTCCTGATCTGAACGGAAAAAGCCGACAAAAGACCCGCGTGGTGAAGAGAACAGCCAACCCGATGTTTAACCACACGATGGTGTATGACGGTTTCCGACCGGAGGACCTTAGAGAGGCCTGTGTGGAGATTACAGTGTGGGATCACGACAGGTGGAACCACCACTACATTGGCGGGATCAGACTTGGACTTGGAACAG GGAAGAGTTATGGAATTGATGCGGTTTGGATGGACTCCACCACGGAGGAAGCTAATTTATGGAAGAGGATGTTGCAGTCGGATGGCCAATGGGTGGAAGATATTTTACCTCTGCGAATGCTTGTGATCACAAAATGCCGATCAAAATGA
- the sytl2a gene encoding synaptotagmin-like protein 2 isoform X1, with the protein MIDLSFLTEEERETILIVLRRDAELKQAEEQRVQILKKTLSDKNQLRYLTGEWFYETKQHRHQDRIHGADIIRASMKHTSKPLHTSTDSSFHDKNNEVFPSCGPAGVHWEPQRQSGNARFPSEKRLQCEKRPLQLPSKDGVLQRKNPFNCEFLTPHTVEEDTSEFQEVGDEIRTSHDELPPSTDSNISETTHLQSISDKSSANQEALENKAFSSSSQDYFLEEDAHICSAGLRGILKSPSSSTICDIEPQNSVITDINTETWMDGKNVRFSPILFQKEMMQDGKELGEYRMLDFDLTDPSDTQNESNLENNNRGAGKPLLEQNAIESAEAELKCIERQTQVCDQHKVIIDITENGEQGYSPSVSQSSPSSEPEQEKSFNLVLEEVHHSQVADWPEQKALQPGSVSSDAENKPLTNSVSPKPRRTLFGNNDAERQQDVSKISEINTPVNTFNPQIQLLQCIMETVSTVKEVAKTVKMDEITVPQFTTEKLKDKMSSGTQNPVGASWERKIPIEQQLNEDLILTVLQVPHSTQNVQIYSMESSKERLSPQTEIMIEKTVTKSSRSQSGITEDLVIGEELPISPCKFQTPSSKTCHPRVLPRESSSPKRSRIQGSPLRTFSIDIEPQTNVEADEQPERPMPKQKKSQQTLQKDPVLTVLNDVPPLQSVKSVTEEAYTLNDKNRKPEDSPCLARSAIPQDYQHYLGPREKAHVPPFQGDEVAHQSKIITMEDQDQGNNPIHSRLWIIQSRSETCSQQTSTMSTSLESSACSGESHFINLSDVKPSPRCSKSLDDLYQKREETSIDNPREEMNQSMNDVPSFSLSTSPIKPHQTQTKRVQTSVSSPVLQQKEEDSDSLFETTFDSRRNTGSSTSNISFASEMSSLPYASGSTRSIYALDFSAVEVQGSIHYAVNYIQKLQEFQIFVVLCRDLAVADTKRHCADPYVKCYLLPDKTKLGKRKTNVKKRTLNPTFNEILKFKTKLEVLKTQSLYVSVWHNNTFGRNTFLGEVDQDMSGWDLSNTRINEYALKARVSGQNSTPSPLSLPDSRGLMTVSLRFLPQTSHTGKKTESGEVQIWVKDCKNLPSNRGSTMDPFVKCTVLPDLNGKSRQKTRVVKRTANPMFNHTMVYDGFRPEDLREACVEITVWDHDRWNHHYIGGIRLGLGTGKSYGIDAVWMDSTTEEANLWKRMLQSDGQWVEDILPLRMLVITKCRSK; encoded by the exons ATGATCGACCTGAGTTTCCTAACAGAAGAAGAACGGGAGACTATCCTGATTGTGTTGAGAAGAGATGCAGAGCTGAAGCAAGCTGAGGAGCAGCGTGTACA AATCTTAAAGAAGACACTGAGTGACAAGAACCAGCTCAGGTATTTGACTGGAGAATGGTTTTACGAGACCAAACAGCACCGCCATCAGGATCGTATCCATGGCGCGGATATTATCAGGGCGTCAATGAAGCATACGAGTAAACCACTTCATACGT CGACTGACAGTTCTTTCCATGATAAAAACAACGAGGTCTTTCCCTCATGTGGACCTGCTGGTGTCCATTGGGAGCCACAGAGGCAATCTGGCAATGCAAG GTTTCCGAGTGAGAAACGACTACAATGTGAAAAACGGCCATTGCAACTGCCCTCAAAGGATGGAGTTTTG cAAAGGAAAAATCCATTTAACTGTGAATTCCTCACCCCTCACACCGTTGAAGAAGACACCAGTGAATTTCAGGAAGTAGGTGATGAAATCAGAACATCACATGAtg AGCTTCCACCATCAACTGACAGCAACATTTCTGAAACCACTCACCTACAATCTATCTCTGACAAGTCATCAGCAAACCAGGAGGCACTTGAAAACAAAGCGTTCAGTTCTTCTTCTCAGGACTACTTTCTAGAGGAAGATGCACACATCTGCTCTGCGGGTCTTCGAGGCATCCTCAAGTCTCCATCAAGCTCCACAATCTGTGACATAGAACCACAGAATTCGGTTATCACAGATATCAACACTGAAACCTGGATGGATGGGAAAAATGTGAGGTTCAGCCCCATACTTTTTCAGAAGGAAATGATGCAAGATGGAAAGGAGCTTGGAGAGTACAGAATGCTGGACTTTGACCTGACTGATCCTTCTGATACTCAAAATGAGAGCAATCTCGAGAACAATAACAGAGGCGCTGGCAAACCTTTACTCGAACAGAATGCCATTGAGTCAGCGGAGGCTGAACTCAAGTGCATAGAACGTCAAACGCAGGTTTGCGACCAACACAAGGTTATTATCG ATATCACTGAGAATGGTGAACAGGGTTATTCCCCGAGCGTATCACAGTCCTCACCTTCGTCTGAACCTGAACAAGAGAAGTCTTTCAATTTAGTCTTGGAAGAGGTTCATCACTCTCAGGTTGCAGACTGGCCAGAACAGAAAGCTCTTCAACCAGGCTCTGTCAGTTCTGATGCGGAGAACAAGCCATTGACAAACAGCGTTTCCCCAAAGCCTAGACGGACGCTCTTTGGGAATAATGACGCTGAAAGACAACAGGATGTTTCGAAGATATCTGAAATAAACACACCTGTAAATACTTTCAATCCGCAAATACAGCTACTGCAATGTATTATGGAAACGGTTTCTACTGTCAAAGAAGTAGCTAAAACTGTCAAAATGGACGAGATTACAGTACCTCAATTTACGACAGAGAAGCTCAAAGACAAAATGAGCTCAGGAACTCAAAACCCTGTTGGGGCATCGTGGGAGAGAAAAATACCAATCGAACAACAATTAAACGAAGACCTCATCTTGACAGTATTACAAGTTCCACACAGCACTCAGAATGTTCAGATATATTCTATGGAGAGCAGCAAAGAACGTCTCTCACCACAAACAGAAATAATGATCGAGAAAACTGTGACCAAGTCTTCACGGAGTCAATCTGGCATCACAGAAGATTTAGTCATAGGGGAAGAATTGCCCATTAGTCCTTGCAAATTCCAAACTCCAAGCTCTAAAACGTGTCACCCCAGAGTCCTACCAAGGGAATCCTCAAGTCCTAAGAGATCCAGGATTCAAGGCTCTCCCCTGAGGACATTTTCAATAGACATTGAACCGCAAACTAATGTTGAAGCTGATGAGCAACCTGAAAGACCAATGCCGAAACAGAAGAAAAGTCAGCAGACGCTGCAGAAGGACCCCGTTCTTACCGTTCTTAATGACGTTCCCCCTTTACAATCTGTAAAATCAGTCACCGAAGAGGCTTACACATTGAATGACAAGAATAGAAAACCGGAAGATTCACCATGTCTTGCCAGGTCTGCGATCCCTCAAGATTATCAACACTATCTTGGGCCTCGTGAAAAAGCCCATGTTCCACCTTTTCAAGGTGATGAAGTTGCTCATCAGTCTAAGATAATCACAATGGAAGACCAAGACCAAGGCAACAATCCAATTCACTCAAGATTGTGGATTATTCAAAGTAGAAGTGAAACCTGCAGCCAGCAAACATCAACCATGTCCACGTCTCTGGAAAGTTCAGCCT GTTCTGGTGAATCTCATTTTATTAACCTCTCTGATGTGAAACCATCTCCAAGATGCTCCAAGAGTCTGGACGACCTATACCAAAAAA GGGAAGAGACGAGTATCGACAACCCAAGAGAAGAAATGAATCAAAGTATGAATGAtg TTCCTTCTTTTTCACTGTCAACCTCGCCaatcaaaccacatcaaaccCAAACCAAGCGAGTCCAAACCAGCGTGTCATCTCCTGTCCTTCAGCAGAAGGAG GAAGATAGCGACAGCCTTTTTGAGACCACATTCGACAGTAGAAGAAACACAGGAAGTTCCACCTCAAATATAAGTTTTGCCTCTGAGATGTCCTCCTTgccatat GCCAGTGGCAGCACCAGGAGCATATATGCTCTTGATTTTAGTGCAGTTGAAGTCCAAGGAAGCATACACTACGCCGTGAACTACATTCAAAAGCTTCAAGAATTTCAAATCTTTGTAGTGCTCTGCAGGGATCTAGCTGTGGCTGACACCAAGAGGCACTGCGCTGATCC GTATGTAAAATGTTACCTACTCCCTGACAAAACCAAACTGGGAAAGAGGAAAACCAATGTTAAAAAACGGACTCTAAACCCTACCTTCAATGAAATCCTTAAG TTTAAAACCAAGTTGGAAGTGTTGAAAACTCAGAGTCTTTACGTCTCTGTGTGGCACAACAACACCTTTGGTCGGAACACCTTCTTGGGTGAAGTGGACCAGGATATGTCAGGATGGGACTTAAGCAACACTCGGATAAATGAATATGCATTAAAAGCCAGG GTGTCAGGACAGAACTCAACGCCTTCTCCTTTAAGTTTGCCAGACAGCCGAGGACTGATGACGGTATCTTTGAGGTTCCTACCACAAACATCTCACA CAGGTAAGAAAACGGAGAGCGGTGAGGTGCAGATTTGGGTGAAAGATTGTAAGAATCTTCCTTCAAACAGAGGATCTACAATGGATCCATTTGTAAAATG CACTGTACTTCCTGATCTGAACGGAAAAAGCCGACAAAAGACCCGCGTGGTGAAGAGAACAGCCAACCCGATGTTTAACCACACGATGGTGTATGACGGTTTCCGACCGGAGGACCTTAGAGAGGCCTGTGTGGAGATTACAGTGTGGGATCACGACAGGTGGAACCACCACTACATTGGCGGGATCAGACTTGGACTTGGAACAG GGAAGAGTTATGGAATTGATGCGGTTTGGATGGACTCCACCACGGAGGAAGCTAATTTATGGAAGAGGATGTTGCAGTCGGATGGCCAATGGGTGGAAGATATTTTACCTCTGCGAATGCTTGTGATCACAAAATGCCGATCAAAATGA
- the sytl2a gene encoding synaptotagmin-like protein 2 isoform X3, producing the protein MIDLSFLTEEERETILIVLRRDAELKQAEEQRVQILKKTLSDKNQLRYLTGEWFYETKQHRHQDRIHGADIIRASMKHTSKPLHTSTDSSFHDKNNEVFPSCGPAGVHWEPQRQSGNARFPSEKRLQCEKRPLQLPSKDGVLQRKNPFNCEFLTPHTVEEDTSEFQEVGDEIRTSHDELPPSTDSNISETTHLQSISDKSSANQEALENKAFSSSSQDYFLEEDAHICSAGLRGILKSPSSSTICDIEPQNSVITDINTETWMDGKNVRFSPILFQKEMMQDGKELGEYRMLDFDLTDPSDTQNESNLENNNRGAGKPLLEQNAIESAEAELKCIERQTQVCDQHKVIIDITENGEQGYSPSVSQSSPSSEPEQEKSFNLVLEEVHHSQVADWPEQKALQPGSVSSDAENKPLTNSVSPKPRRTLFGNNDAERQQDVSKISEINTPVNTFNPQIQLLQCIMETVSTVKEVAKTVKMDEITVPQFTTEKLKDKMSSGTQNPVGASWERKIPIEQQLNEDLILTVLQVPHSTQNVQIYSMESSKERLSPQTEIMIEKTVTKSSRSQSGITEDLVIGEELPISPCKFQTPSSKTCHPRVLPRESSSPKRSRIQGSPLRTFSIDIEPQTNVEADEQPERPMPKQKKSQQTLQKDPVLTVLNDVPPLQSVKSVTEEAYTLNDKNRKPEDSPCLARSAIPQDYQHYLGPREKAHVPPFQGDEVAHQSKIITMEDQDQGNNPIHSRLWIIQSRSETCSQQTSTMSTSLESSACSGESHFINLSDVKPSPRCSKSLDDLYQKREETSIDNPREEMNQIPSFSLSTSPIKPHQTQTKRVQTSVSSPVLQQKEEDSDSLFETTFDSRRNTGSSTSNISFASEMSSLPYASGSTRSIYALDFSAVEVQGSIHYAVNYIQKLQEFQIFVVLCRDLAVADTKRHCADPYVKCYLLPDKTKLGKRKTNVKKRTLNPTFNEILKFKTKLEVLKTQSLYVSVWHNNTFGRNTFLGEVDQDMSGWDLSNTRINEYALKARVSGQNSTPSPLSLPDSRGLMTVSLRFLPQTSHTGKKTESGEVQIWVKDCKNLPSNRGSTMDPFVKCTVLPDLNGKSRQKTRVVKRTANPMFNHTMVYDGFRPEDLREACVEITVWDHDRWNHHYIGGIRLGLGTGKSYGIDAVWMDSTTEEANLWKRMLQSDGQWVEDILPLRMLVITKCRSK; encoded by the exons ATGATCGACCTGAGTTTCCTAACAGAAGAAGAACGGGAGACTATCCTGATTGTGTTGAGAAGAGATGCAGAGCTGAAGCAAGCTGAGGAGCAGCGTGTACA AATCTTAAAGAAGACACTGAGTGACAAGAACCAGCTCAGGTATTTGACTGGAGAATGGTTTTACGAGACCAAACAGCACCGCCATCAGGATCGTATCCATGGCGCGGATATTATCAGGGCGTCAATGAAGCATACGAGTAAACCACTTCATACGT CGACTGACAGTTCTTTCCATGATAAAAACAACGAGGTCTTTCCCTCATGTGGACCTGCTGGTGTCCATTGGGAGCCACAGAGGCAATCTGGCAATGCAAG GTTTCCGAGTGAGAAACGACTACAATGTGAAAAACGGCCATTGCAACTGCCCTCAAAGGATGGAGTTTTG cAAAGGAAAAATCCATTTAACTGTGAATTCCTCACCCCTCACACCGTTGAAGAAGACACCAGTGAATTTCAGGAAGTAGGTGATGAAATCAGAACATCACATGAtg AGCTTCCACCATCAACTGACAGCAACATTTCTGAAACCACTCACCTACAATCTATCTCTGACAAGTCATCAGCAAACCAGGAGGCACTTGAAAACAAAGCGTTCAGTTCTTCTTCTCAGGACTACTTTCTAGAGGAAGATGCACACATCTGCTCTGCGGGTCTTCGAGGCATCCTCAAGTCTCCATCAAGCTCCACAATCTGTGACATAGAACCACAGAATTCGGTTATCACAGATATCAACACTGAAACCTGGATGGATGGGAAAAATGTGAGGTTCAGCCCCATACTTTTTCAGAAGGAAATGATGCAAGATGGAAAGGAGCTTGGAGAGTACAGAATGCTGGACTTTGACCTGACTGATCCTTCTGATACTCAAAATGAGAGCAATCTCGAGAACAATAACAGAGGCGCTGGCAAACCTTTACTCGAACAGAATGCCATTGAGTCAGCGGAGGCTGAACTCAAGTGCATAGAACGTCAAACGCAGGTTTGCGACCAACACAAGGTTATTATCG ATATCACTGAGAATGGTGAACAGGGTTATTCCCCGAGCGTATCACAGTCCTCACCTTCGTCTGAACCTGAACAAGAGAAGTCTTTCAATTTAGTCTTGGAAGAGGTTCATCACTCTCAGGTTGCAGACTGGCCAGAACAGAAAGCTCTTCAACCAGGCTCTGTCAGTTCTGATGCGGAGAACAAGCCATTGACAAACAGCGTTTCCCCAAAGCCTAGACGGACGCTCTTTGGGAATAATGACGCTGAAAGACAACAGGATGTTTCGAAGATATCTGAAATAAACACACCTGTAAATACTTTCAATCCGCAAATACAGCTACTGCAATGTATTATGGAAACGGTTTCTACTGTCAAAGAAGTAGCTAAAACTGTCAAAATGGACGAGATTACAGTACCTCAATTTACGACAGAGAAGCTCAAAGACAAAATGAGCTCAGGAACTCAAAACCCTGTTGGGGCATCGTGGGAGAGAAAAATACCAATCGAACAACAATTAAACGAAGACCTCATCTTGACAGTATTACAAGTTCCACACAGCACTCAGAATGTTCAGATATATTCTATGGAGAGCAGCAAAGAACGTCTCTCACCACAAACAGAAATAATGATCGAGAAAACTGTGACCAAGTCTTCACGGAGTCAATCTGGCATCACAGAAGATTTAGTCATAGGGGAAGAATTGCCCATTAGTCCTTGCAAATTCCAAACTCCAAGCTCTAAAACGTGTCACCCCAGAGTCCTACCAAGGGAATCCTCAAGTCCTAAGAGATCCAGGATTCAAGGCTCTCCCCTGAGGACATTTTCAATAGACATTGAACCGCAAACTAATGTTGAAGCTGATGAGCAACCTGAAAGACCAATGCCGAAACAGAAGAAAAGTCAGCAGACGCTGCAGAAGGACCCCGTTCTTACCGTTCTTAATGACGTTCCCCCTTTACAATCTGTAAAATCAGTCACCGAAGAGGCTTACACATTGAATGACAAGAATAGAAAACCGGAAGATTCACCATGTCTTGCCAGGTCTGCGATCCCTCAAGATTATCAACACTATCTTGGGCCTCGTGAAAAAGCCCATGTTCCACCTTTTCAAGGTGATGAAGTTGCTCATCAGTCTAAGATAATCACAATGGAAGACCAAGACCAAGGCAACAATCCAATTCACTCAAGATTGTGGATTATTCAAAGTAGAAGTGAAACCTGCAGCCAGCAAACATCAACCATGTCCACGTCTCTGGAAAGTTCAGCCT GTTCTGGTGAATCTCATTTTATTAACCTCTCTGATGTGAAACCATCTCCAAGATGCTCCAAGAGTCTGGACGACCTATACCAAAAAA GGGAAGAGACGAGTATCGACAACCCAAGAGAAGAAATGAATCAAA TTCCTTCTTTTTCACTGTCAACCTCGCCaatcaaaccacatcaaaccCAAACCAAGCGAGTCCAAACCAGCGTGTCATCTCCTGTCCTTCAGCAGAAGGAG GAAGATAGCGACAGCCTTTTTGAGACCACATTCGACAGTAGAAGAAACACAGGAAGTTCCACCTCAAATATAAGTTTTGCCTCTGAGATGTCCTCCTTgccatat GCCAGTGGCAGCACCAGGAGCATATATGCTCTTGATTTTAGTGCAGTTGAAGTCCAAGGAAGCATACACTACGCCGTGAACTACATTCAAAAGCTTCAAGAATTTCAAATCTTTGTAGTGCTCTGCAGGGATCTAGCTGTGGCTGACACCAAGAGGCACTGCGCTGATCC GTATGTAAAATGTTACCTACTCCCTGACAAAACCAAACTGGGAAAGAGGAAAACCAATGTTAAAAAACGGACTCTAAACCCTACCTTCAATGAAATCCTTAAG TTTAAAACCAAGTTGGAAGTGTTGAAAACTCAGAGTCTTTACGTCTCTGTGTGGCACAACAACACCTTTGGTCGGAACACCTTCTTGGGTGAAGTGGACCAGGATATGTCAGGATGGGACTTAAGCAACACTCGGATAAATGAATATGCATTAAAAGCCAGG GTGTCAGGACAGAACTCAACGCCTTCTCCTTTAAGTTTGCCAGACAGCCGAGGACTGATGACGGTATCTTTGAGGTTCCTACCACAAACATCTCACA CAGGTAAGAAAACGGAGAGCGGTGAGGTGCAGATTTGGGTGAAAGATTGTAAGAATCTTCCTTCAAACAGAGGATCTACAATGGATCCATTTGTAAAATG CACTGTACTTCCTGATCTGAACGGAAAAAGCCGACAAAAGACCCGCGTGGTGAAGAGAACAGCCAACCCGATGTTTAACCACACGATGGTGTATGACGGTTTCCGACCGGAGGACCTTAGAGAGGCCTGTGTGGAGATTACAGTGTGGGATCACGACAGGTGGAACCACCACTACATTGGCGGGATCAGACTTGGACTTGGAACAG GGAAGAGTTATGGAATTGATGCGGTTTGGATGGACTCCACCACGGAGGAAGCTAATTTATGGAAGAGGATGTTGCAGTCGGATGGCCAATGGGTGGAAGATATTTTACCTCTGCGAATGCTTGTGATCACAAAATGCCGATCAAAATGA